CGCGGAGGCGGCGTCAGACAAATTGCTGAGCCACACCATCTCCACATCGACGCCCTCCTCTTTATTGAAGCCATGCTTATTGGCGATAAACTGGAATACCTGGCCGGAGGTGGGCTGCGCCGCCACGCGGACCTTTATCACGTCCGTAGGTTTGGCGCTTGTAGCCGCGCCGTCCCCGCCGCCCTTCATCATAAAGAAGGCCGCGGCCGCCGCTGCCACTACGACAGCACAGATGATCACTATTTTCTTATTCATTTTTCGTAAGTCTCCTCAATATCGTTATTTCGGTCGTCAATGATAAATTTTTAAATTCTCCGCTTACACGGCTATCTTCAGGGGGATATCTTCCGCGGATTCCTCGGAAGCCCTTTCGTTGGCGTCGGTGTAGATCAGACTGATAAGATGATTGCGCAGAGCCGCGATCCCGGGATCGACGTACATGTTTTTGCGGGTTGGGCGTTCCTCTCCGGCAAAAGAATGATGATACATGACCTCGGCGGGCGACTGGCTCAATACGTAAATATCCGTCGCCAGCAGCAGCGCCTCGTCGACCTCATGGGTCACGAAGAAAACGGTCTTGCGTTTGTCGCCCTCCTGCTGCCAAAGTTTGAGGACCAGATCCTGAAGCTTGGCCTTGGTCACGGCATCCAGCGAGCCGAAGGGCTCGTCCATCAGCAGGATCGGCGGATCGATGGCGAAAGCCCTGGCGATGCCGCAGCGCTGCTTCTGTCCTCCGGATAGCTCTCCCGGCAGCTTGTCGTACAGCGATTTGTCCATCCCGACGTTGTTCATCCAGTGAAGGGCGAGTTCCTTGCGCTCCTCCTTATTCTTCTCAGGATAGCGGCGCTCCAGGGCGATGGTGATATTCTCCCCCGTCGTCATCCAGGGGAAAAGCCCGTAATCCTGAAAGACCATCCCGCGCTGAAGCCCGGCGCCCCTGACAGGTTCGCCGTCGACGAGGACGCTGCCGCCGCTGGGTTTCTCCAGCCCCGCCAGCAGGCGGAGCAGGGTGCTTTTTCCGCACCCGGACTGCCCGAGCAGACAGACAAATTCCCCGGACCGCACATTCATATCGATATCGTTTAAGATAACTTCATTACTGCCGCTGTAAGAAAATTTGAGGTGGTTCACAATTACATTGAGCATATTTTACCTACTTCCAACATAAGTGATAGATATTTGCCTTCCATGTCCCGGAAACCTGCCGGACATTCGATAATATGCCGACGGTTATCTGCCGATAAAAGAGATGGCGGCACCCGCCCCTAACGGGACATTCAAGGGCGCGGCGCTGATAAAAAATTCCTGGATTGCGTTGACCGGCTTTTCTCTAGTTTTCCATAAATGAACAAACCTTATCCGCTCAAACCGCCTTAAAACGGCTCAATCGGCGAAAAACAACGAACGGCGACCGAGCACAGCGGCGGCGTTGTGCTTCAAAGAGGCATAACGACAAAAACCTCCCCTCGTCACACGAGGTCAAGGTCCCGCATAGAGCAGGGATATTATCGTCTTTGCGTTAACAAACGGATTTATTTTATGGAAAGTCTTCTTACTCTTTTGGCGGATTCTGAGCAGGAGACTTGGCAAAAGCCCGCACCACAGGCCTGTCGACATTACGTCACATATACGTCTCCTCCTTTCAGAACCATTCCCGGCAAGTTAAATGATCA
The window above is part of the Cloacibacillus evryensis DSM 19522 genome. Proteins encoded here:
- a CDS encoding ABC transporter ATP-binding protein, with protein sequence MLNVIVNHLKFSYSGSNEVILNDIDMNVRSGEFVCLLGQSGCGKSTLLRLLAGLEKPSGGSVLVDGEPVRGAGLQRGMVFQDYGLFPWMTTGENITIALERRYPEKNKEERKELALHWMNNVGMDKSLYDKLPGELSGGQKQRCGIARAFAIDPPILLMDEPFGSLDAVTKAKLQDLVLKLWQQEGDKRKTVFFVTHEVDEALLLATDIYVLSQSPAEVMYHHSFAGEERPTRKNMYVDPGIAALRNHLISLIYTDANERASEESAEDIPLKIAV